One genomic window of Arachis hypogaea cultivar Tifrunner chromosome 8, arahy.Tifrunner.gnm2.J5K5, whole genome shotgun sequence includes the following:
- the LOC112708447 gene encoding 13-hydroxylupanine O-tigloyltransferase-like → MILQKSSSSMVFKVRRNPAELVPPAGPTPHELKLLSDIDDQKGLRHHLPLVQFFPYNPSMAGKDPAHVIREALSKALVFYYPLAGRLREGPKDKLMVDCTGEGVLFIQAEADVTLDHFGVDLLPPFPCFHELLYDVPFSNDGIINSPLLLMQVTRLKCGGFIFAIRVNHRLCDGCGIGQLIKGISEIAQGAAKPSIIPVWCRELLCARDPPRVTFIHHEYKQLPLHNKTVSTKPSQASFFFGPNEIDALRCLLPRHLAQSSTTFEVLTACIWRCHTAALQWQNPNQEVRLLCTVNARFEPCRFSPPLPEGYYGNAFVLPTAVSTVETLCGKPLNYALELVKKAKKEASEEYVHSTADLMATNGRPAFSMTGSFIVSDITKCGFGDVDYGWGKPLYSGLVRAGIDDISGVSYYVPYTNSKEEHGRVVLICLPSEEAIKRFGKELNGILQIKDEEKPI, encoded by the exons ATGATTCTCCAGAAATCATCATCATCTATGGTGTTTAAAGTGAGGAGGAACCCAGCGGAGCTAGTGCCACCTGCTGGACCCACCCCCCATGAGCTCAAACTTCTCTCCGATATTGATGACCAAAAGGGTCTTCGTCACCACCTTCCATTGGTGCAATTCTTTCCTTACAACCCTTCAATGGCAGGGAAAGACCCTGCCCATGTAATCAGGGAAGCGTTGTCCAAAGCACTTGTGTTCTATTATCCACTTGCTGGGAGGCTTAGGGAAGGTCCTAAGGACAAACTTATGGTGGATTGCACCGGTGAAGGTGTATTGTTCATCCAAGCTGAAGCAGATGTTACACTTGACCATTTTGGTGTTGATCTTCTTCCTCCATTCCCTTGCTTTCATGAGCTCCTCTATGATGTTCCATTTTCTAATGATGGAATTATTAACTCTCCGCTCCTCCTTATGCAG GTGACACGTCTCAAATGTGGCGGCTTCATCTTTGCTATACGTGTGAATCACAGACTGTGTGATGGATGTGGAATTGGTCAGTTGATAAAGGGCATATCAGAAATAGCCCAAGGTGCAGCAAAGCCTTCAATTATCCCAGTGTGGTGTAGGGAGCTTCTTTGTGCAAGGGACCCACCAAGAGTCACATTCATCCACCATGAATACAAACAACTACCACTTCACAACAAAACTGTCTCCACAAAACCCTCCCAAGCTTCCTTCTTCTTTGGCCCCAACGAGATTGATGCATTGCGCTGCCTCCTCCCTCGTCATCTTGCTCAATCTTCCACCACTTTCGAAGTTCTCACTGCATGCATATGGCGCTGTCATACAGCTGCACTGCAATGGCAAAACCCTAACCAAGAGGTTCGCTTGCTTTGCACAGTGAATGCACGTTTTGAACCTTGCAg GTTTAGTCCTCCACTGCCTGAAGGGTATTACGGCAACGCTTTTGTGCTTCCTACGGCAGTTTCCACTGTGGAGACGCTATGCGGAAAACCCTTGAACTATGCATTGGAgttggtgaagaaagcaaagaaagaagcATCTGAGGAATATGTGCACTCCACTGCAGATCTAATGGCTACTAATGGAAGGCCTGCATTTTCCATGACAGGATCCTTTATAGTGTCAGACATCACAAAATGTGGGTTTGGAGATGTGGATTATGGATGGGGTAAACCTTTGTATTCTGGATTAGTTAGAGCCGGTATAGATGATATTTCTGGTGTGAGCTACTATGTTCCATATACTAACTCTAAAGAAGAGCATGGTAGAGTTGTTTTAATTTGCCTGCCATCTGAAGAAGCCATCAAAAGATTTGGAAAAGAGCTTAACGGAATACTTCAGATCAAGGATGAAGAGAAACCTATCTAG